In Armatimonadota bacterium, a single window of DNA contains:
- the tig gene encoding trigger factor — translation MKVEVRREAPARAVLEVEIPPEVVSRGVERALQRVNQRVEIPGFRRGRAPRSLLVRHVGWEAISDEAVKLLVPDAYAEAVRQSGLRPLAQPEIQVDEVAEGRPLRFVATVDLVPEVDPGDYRGIRIDPADPRVTEADVDTAVEDLRARHARLESVPGPAEGGDYVLIRTEEVSGAAERWLPGKEYLVEIGSGVYPAALESALTGVRAGDRRSVTLEGGAQVTVQVVDVRRRRLPEPTDDFARLAAGVETMEQLRARLRERLEAEARERARREDEQRTLDALLARARVELPARLVDHEVDHLVEDLTESLARRGLTLERYLQVQEMTEARLREDLRPVAEKRLRTRLVLDEVARAEGLDPAQEEIDHEVENVARDLRQDPLQVRQWLERSGRLEGMRAALRRQKALAFLVAVARGETT, via the coding sequence ATGAAGGTCGAGGTCCGCAGGGAGGCGCCGGCGCGGGCGGTCCTGGAGGTGGAGATCCCGCCCGAGGTGGTGTCCCGGGGCGTCGAGCGGGCGCTGCAGCGGGTGAACCAGCGGGTCGAGATCCCCGGGTTTCGTCGGGGACGGGCTCCCCGGTCGCTGCTGGTGCGCCACGTGGGGTGGGAGGCCATCTCCGACGAGGCGGTGAAGCTCCTGGTGCCCGACGCCTACGCCGAGGCGGTGCGCCAGTCGGGGCTGCGGCCGCTGGCTCAGCCCGAGATCCAGGTGGACGAGGTGGCGGAGGGCCGGCCCCTGCGCTTTGTGGCCACCGTGGACCTGGTGCCCGAGGTGGACCCGGGCGACTACCGGGGGATCCGCATCGACCCCGCCGATCCCCGGGTCACCGAGGCGGATGTGGACACGGCGGTGGAGGATCTGCGCGCGCGCCACGCGCGCCTGGAGAGCGTCCCCGGCCCCGCCGAGGGGGGAGACTACGTCCTCATCCGTACGGAGGAGGTCAGCGGCGCAGCGGAGCGCTGGCTGCCGGGCAAGGAGTACCTGGTGGAGATCGGCAGCGGGGTGTACCCGGCCGCGCTGGAATCGGCCCTCACCGGCGTCCGGGCCGGGGACCGCCGGAGCGTGACCCTGGAGGGCGGAGCGCAGGTCACGGTCCAGGTGGTGGACGTCCGGCGCCGCCGGCTGCCGGAGCCGACCGACGACTTCGCGCGCCTGGCGGCCGGGGTGGAGACGATGGAGCAGCTGCGGGCGCGCCTGCGGGAGCGCCTGGAGGCGGAGGCCCGGGAGCGGGCGCGGCGGGAGGACGAGCAGCGGACGCTGGATGCGCTGCTCGCCCGCGCCCGGGTGGAGCTGCCGGCGCGCCTGGTGGATCACGAGGTGGACCACCTGGTGGAGGACCTGACCGAATCGCTGGCGCGCCGCGGCCTGACCCTGGAGCGGTACCTCCAGGTGCAGGAGATGACGGAGGCGCGCCTGCGCGAGGACCTGCGCCCGGTGGCCGAGAAGCGGCTGCGGACGCGGCTGGTGTTGGACGAAGTGGCGCGGGCGGAAGGACTGGATCCCGCGCAGGAGGAGATCGATCACGAAGTAGAGAACGTTGCCCGCGACCTGCGCCAGGACCCGCTGCAGGTGCGCCAGTGGCTGGAGCGGTCGGGGCGGCTGGAGGGCATGCGGGCTGCCTTGCGCCGGCAGAAGGCGCTGGCCTTCCTGGTGGCCGTCGCCCGCGGTGAGACGACATGA
- a CDS encoding heavy-metal-associated domain-containing protein, whose translation MQVVTLKVPRIHCGGCVKTVTQALGKVPGVLAVEASETTKEVRLQFDPAQVSEEKIRTTLALIGYPAA comes from the coding sequence ATGCAGGTGGTGACGTTGAAGGTGCCCCGCATCCACTGCGGGGGGTGCGTGAAGACCGTCACCCAGGCGCTGGGAAAGGTGCCGGGGGTGCTGGCGGTCGAGGCGAGCGAGACCACCAAGGAGGTCAGGCTGCAGTTCGATCCGGCCCAGGTCAGCGAGGAGAAGATCCGCACCACCCTGGCGCTGATCGGGTACCCCGCGGCCTGA
- the xpt gene encoding xanthine phosphoribosyltransferase, whose protein sequence is MQALRDRILRDGRNLGRGILKVDSFLNHQVDPVLIDACGRELAARFSGVGVTKVLTAEISGIAPAVTTALHLRVPLVYARRSRPVTMPDQVLLTVAPSHTRGQTVELIVSPEYLGPEDRVLIVDDFLATGQTILGLARLAQAAGAVVVGVGAVIEKSFEGGRAALSRLGVPVESLAVVTDMSDGRVVLA, encoded by the coding sequence GTGCAGGCTCTGCGGGATCGGATTCTCCGGGACGGACGCAATCTGGGGCGGGGCATCCTCAAGGTCGACAGCTTCCTCAACCACCAGGTCGACCCCGTGCTGATCGACGCCTGCGGACGCGAGCTGGCGGCGCGCTTTTCCGGCGTGGGCGTCACCAAGGTGCTCACCGCGGAGATCTCGGGGATTGCGCCGGCGGTGACCACGGCCCTGCACCTGCGGGTGCCTCTGGTGTACGCTCGGCGCAGCCGGCCGGTGACGATGCCGGACCAGGTGCTGCTGACCGTGGCGCCGTCCCACACCCGGGGTCAGACGGTGGAGCTCATCGTCTCCCCCGAATACCTGGGGCCGGAGGACCGGGTCCTGATCGTGGACGACTTCCTGGCCACGGGGCAGACCATCCTGGGCCTGGCCCGCCTGGCTCAGGCCGCCGGGGCCGTGGTGGTGGGCGTGGGGGCCGTCATCGAGAAGTCCTTTGAGGGCGGGCGCGCCGCCCTCAGCCGCCTGGGCGTCCCGGTGGAGTCCCTGGCGGTGGTCACCGACATGAGCGACGGGCGCGTGGTGCTGGCCTGA
- a CDS encoding heavy metal translocating P-type ATPase: MVTATDIREIDLPVEGMSCASCVLKVEDALRAAGGAVEVAVNLATARARVAYDPHRTDLTRLVRAVRSAGYDVPLRRVQIPVRGMSCASCVEKVERALRSVDGVVAASVNLALERATVEMVATTPVADLRRAIREAGYEPLEAEGEEAWDYERQARARELAALRRRLVGAALLSLPLLWGSLAHMGLPVPAPEVLMSPWVQLVLATPVQFWAGWQFYRGAWILARRGTSDMNTLIAVGTSAAYLYSLVATVAPQVFTARGLVPQVFYETAAIIIVLILLGRYLEARARGQTSEAIRRLMDLRPTTARVLRDGREVEVPVEDVQVGDVLVVRPGEKVPVDGVILEGRSALDESMITGESLPVERGPGDRVIGATINTTGAFTFRATQVGKDTVLAQIIRLVQDAQASKAPIQRLADRVSARFVPAVIAVAVGTFGIWLAFGPPPALTHALVAFVSVLIIACPCALGLATPTAIMVGTGRAAERGVLIKSGEALEIAHRVDTVVLDKTGTLTRGRPAVTDVVPLNGFSAAEVLGLAAAAEWGSEHPLGQAVVRRAADEGLQPPRPERFSALPGLGIEAVADGRQVLVGTPRLLEQRGVPSDGAADVGRALAGEGKTPLYVAVDGTVAGVVAVADTLKPYAREVVHALRQMGLDVVMLTGDNRVTAQAIGAQVGISRVLAEVLPQHKVEEIRRLQAAGRVVAMVGDGINDAPALVQADLGVAIDAGTDVAMESADIVLVGDDLRGILTAIRISRRTVRTIRQNLFWAFAYNVILIPVAAGALYPAFGILLNPMLAALAMAFSSVSVVTNSLRLRAGDGEIPAGSPPAQTVAGQLARTAQHG; this comes from the coding sequence ATGGTGACGGCGACGGACATCAGGGAGATCGACCTTCCCGTGGAGGGGATGAGCTGCGCCAGCTGCGTCCTGAAGGTGGAGGACGCGCTGCGCGCCGCCGGCGGCGCGGTGGAGGTGGCCGTCAACCTGGCCACCGCCCGGGCCCGGGTGGCCTACGACCCGCACCGCACGGATCTCACCCGCCTGGTGCGCGCCGTGCGCTCCGCCGGATACGACGTTCCCCTGCGCCGGGTGCAGATTCCGGTGCGGGGCATGTCCTGCGCCTCCTGCGTGGAGAAGGTGGAGCGGGCGCTGCGATCGGTGGACGGGGTCGTGGCGGCGTCGGTGAACCTCGCCCTGGAGCGGGCCACCGTGGAGATGGTGGCCACCACCCCCGTGGCGGACCTGCGCCGGGCCATCCGGGAGGCGGGCTACGAGCCCCTGGAGGCGGAGGGGGAGGAGGCCTGGGACTACGAGCGGCAGGCGCGGGCCCGGGAGCTGGCGGCCCTGCGCCGGCGGCTGGTGGGAGCGGCTCTGCTCAGCCTGCCCCTGCTGTGGGGCAGCCTGGCCCACATGGGGCTGCCCGTGCCGGCCCCGGAGGTCCTGATGTCCCCGTGGGTCCAGCTGGTCCTGGCCACGCCGGTGCAGTTCTGGGCCGGCTGGCAGTTCTACCGCGGCGCCTGGATCCTGGCCCGCCGGGGGACGTCGGACATGAACACCCTGATCGCGGTGGGGACCAGCGCGGCCTACCTGTACAGCCTGGTGGCCACGGTGGCGCCCCAGGTCTTCACCGCCCGCGGGCTCGTCCCCCAGGTCTTCTACGAAACCGCCGCCATCATCATCGTCCTGATCCTCCTGGGACGGTATCTGGAGGCGCGCGCCCGCGGCCAGACCTCGGAGGCCATCCGGCGGTTGATGGACCTGCGGCCCACCACGGCCCGCGTCCTGCGCGACGGCCGCGAGGTCGAGGTCCCCGTGGAGGACGTGCAGGTGGGCGACGTGCTCGTGGTGCGGCCCGGGGAGAAGGTGCCGGTGGACGGGGTGATCCTGGAAGGTCGCTCGGCGCTGGACGAGTCCATGATCACGGGAGAGTCGCTGCCCGTGGAGCGGGGGCCGGGAGACCGGGTCATCGGCGCCACCATCAACACCACCGGCGCGTTCACCTTCCGGGCCACCCAGGTGGGCAAGGACACGGTGCTGGCCCAGATCATCCGGCTGGTCCAGGACGCGCAGGCGAGCAAGGCGCCCATCCAGCGGCTGGCGGACCGGGTCAGCGCCCGCTTCGTCCCCGCCGTCATCGCGGTGGCCGTGGGGACTTTCGGGATCTGGCTGGCGTTCGGCCCGCCGCCGGCTCTCACCCACGCCCTGGTGGCGTTTGTGTCGGTCCTCATCATCGCCTGCCCGTGCGCCCTGGGTCTGGCCACCCCCACGGCCATCATGGTGGGGACCGGCCGGGCGGCCGAGAGGGGAGTCCTGATCAAGAGCGGCGAGGCCCTGGAGATCGCTCACCGGGTGGACACCGTGGTCCTGGACAAGACGGGCACGCTCACCCGGGGACGGCCCGCGGTCACCGACGTGGTGCCCCTCAACGGGTTCTCGGCCGCCGAGGTGCTGGGTCTGGCCGCGGCCGCCGAGTGGGGCTCGGAGCACCCCCTGGGGCAGGCCGTGGTCCGGCGCGCGGCCGACGAGGGGTTGCAGCCTCCCCGGCCGGAGCGGTTTTCCGCGCTGCCGGGCCTGGGGATCGAGGCCGTGGCAGACGGGCGACAGGTCCTGGTGGGAACTCCCCGCCTGCTGGAGCAGCGCGGCGTGCCGTCGGACGGGGCGGCAGACGTCGGGCGGGCGCTGGCCGGAGAGGGCAAGACTCCCCTCTACGTGGCGGTGGACGGGACGGTGGCCGGGGTGGTGGCGGTGGCTGACACGCTCAAGCCCTACGCCCGGGAGGTGGTCCATGCGCTGCGGCAGATGGGCCTGGACGTCGTCATGCTGACCGGAGACAACCGGGTCACGGCCCAGGCCATCGGCGCCCAGGTGGGGATCTCCCGGGTCCTGGCCGAGGTCCTGCCCCAGCACAAGGTGGAGGAAATCCGGCGCCTGCAGGCCGCCGGGCGGGTGGTGGCCATGGTGGGCGACGGGATCAACGATGCTCCGGCCCTGGTGCAGGCGGATCTGGGCGTGGCCATCGACGCGGGGACCGACGTGGCCATGGAGTCGGCCGACATCGTCCTGGTGGGGGATGACCTGCGGGGAATTCTCACCGCCATCCGCATCAGCCGGCGGACGGTGCGCACGATCCGGCAGAACCTGTTCTGGGCCTTCGCGTACAACGTGATCCTGATCCCGGTGGCCGCGGGGGCGCTGTACCCGGCGTTCGGCATCCTGCTCAACCCCATGCTGGCCGCGCTGGCCATGGCCTTCAGTTCGGTGTCGGTGGTCACCAACAGCCTGCGACTGCGGGCGGGTGACGGTGAGATACCGGCCGGCTCCCCGCCGGCCCAGACGGTAGCCGGGCAGCTCGCCCGGACGGCGCAGCACGGATGA
- the clpP gene encoding ATP-dependent Clp endopeptidase proteolytic subunit ClpP — MTLVPIVVEQTARGERAYDIYSRLLKDRIVFVGGPIDDDVANLVIAQLLFLEGEDPEKDIYLYINSPGGVLQAGLAIYDTMQYIRPDVATICVGLAASVAAVILAGGAKGKRSALPYSQVLIHQPWGGAQGTTADIDIQAKQFLKLRALVNEILAKHTGQPVERIERDTDRDFWMDAQAAKEYGLIDEVIRYREKVSAAPRDR, encoded by the coding sequence ATGACGCTGGTACCCATTGTGGTGGAGCAGACGGCCCGGGGCGAGCGGGCCTACGACATTTACTCGCGGCTGTTGAAGGACCGGATCGTCTTCGTGGGGGGGCCCATCGACGACGATGTGGCCAACCTGGTGATCGCCCAGCTCCTGTTCCTGGAAGGGGAGGATCCGGAGAAGGACATCTACCTGTACATCAACAGCCCCGGGGGTGTCCTGCAGGCGGGGCTGGCCATCTACGACACCATGCAGTACATCCGGCCCGACGTGGCCACCATCTGCGTGGGTCTGGCGGCCAGCGTGGCGGCCGTCATCCTGGCCGGCGGCGCCAAGGGGAAGCGGTCGGCCCTGCCGTACTCCCAGGTCCTCATCCACCAGCCCTGGGGTGGAGCCCAGGGGACGACGGCCGATATTGATATTCAGGCCAAGCAGTTTCTCAAGCTGCGGGCCCTGGTGAACGAGATCCTGGCCAAGCACACCGGCCAGCCGGTGGAGCGCATCGAGAGGGACACCGACCGGGACTTCTGGATGGACGCCCAGGCGGCCAAGGAGTACGGGCTGATCGACGAGGTCATCCGGTACCGGGAGAAGGTGTCCGCCGCTCCCCGGGACCGATAG
- a CDS encoding M28 family peptidase: MARAGRGERRIVLLAHYDSAKTFFLYHPRRVRGFRRTFLIHAVLATSLPLLVVWIPILARAAGVFFLMQAALLLHRERTAPYVNGANDNATGVAVAVQLFLEEAPRLPPGVELWVVLTGAEEVGARGARALLADLPPPAQTLVLNIDNVGQGQLYYAEAEGMLRLYRYAGPLVPAARGLEGAAPLRYRLAYFDTLPLTRAGYPCLTLIRLEGGVPPHWHWPTDTPDNVDVRAVDDTLAYARALLRSVLSPPSSP, translated from the coding sequence GTGGCCCGGGCGGGACGGGGCGAGCGGCGGATCGTGCTCCTGGCCCACTACGACTCGGCCAAGACGTTCTTTCTGTACCACCCGCGGCGCGTGCGCGGGTTCCGCCGCACCTTCCTGATCCACGCCGTGCTGGCCACCAGCCTGCCACTTCTGGTGGTCTGGATTCCGATCCTGGCCCGGGCGGCGGGCGTGTTTTTCCTGATGCAGGCGGCCCTGCTGCTGCACCGGGAGCGCACGGCCCCCTACGTCAACGGGGCCAACGACAACGCCACCGGCGTGGCGGTGGCCGTGCAGCTGTTCCTGGAGGAGGCGCCCCGCCTGCCTCCGGGGGTGGAGCTGTGGGTGGTCCTGACGGGGGCGGAGGAAGTGGGAGCGCGGGGCGCGCGGGCGCTGCTGGCCGACCTTCCCCCGCCTGCGCAGACGCTCGTCCTCAACATTGACAACGTGGGACAGGGCCAGCTGTACTACGCGGAGGCGGAGGGGATGCTGCGGCTGTACCGCTACGCCGGGCCGCTGGTCCCGGCGGCGCGGGGCCTGGAGGGCGCCGCTCCGCTGCGATACCGGCTGGCCTACTTCGACACCCTCCCTCTCACGCGCGCCGGCTATCCCTGCCTCACCCTGATCCGCCTGGAGGGGGGCGTTCCGCCTCACTGGCACTGGCCGACGGACACGCCCGACAACGTGGACGTCCGGGCGGTGGACGACACCCTGGCCTACGCCCGGGCCCTGCTGCGGTCTGTCCTCTCCCCACCCTCCAGCCCCTGA
- a CDS encoding DUF5666 domain-containing protein → MRMHRVAAVLAAVVLVPLTGAWADHRDGVGLYGRMAVDGVVVSVRPLTSTFALRVVRPSHIRERGDPILTVWVQRGTRVDEGGHPLAVLDALRPGDRVRVDGFRLDDGRLLALEMEVRERAGVTPGSGVVVVRGVVVARGPALIVIVDSQGTTRVILVVATTRLVGPRQAFHLLQPRDEVVVLGLANADGTIAARQIQVVAVSPGP, encoded by the coding sequence ATGCGGATGCATCGGGTGGCTGCGGTTCTGGCGGCGGTGGTCCTGGTCCCTCTGACCGGCGCGTGGGCGGACCACCGCGACGGTGTCGGGCTGTACGGACGCATGGCCGTGGACGGCGTGGTGGTGTCCGTCCGCCCCCTGACGTCCACGTTTGCCCTGCGGGTGGTGCGGCCGTCCCACATCCGGGAGCGGGGGGACCCGATCCTGACCGTATGGGTGCAGCGGGGAACCCGGGTGGACGAGGGGGGGCATCCCCTGGCGGTGCTGGATGCCCTGCGCCCCGGAGACCGGGTGCGCGTGGACGGCTTCCGCCTGGACGACGGTCGCCTGCTCGCCCTGGAGATGGAGGTGCGGGAGCGCGCCGGCGTGACCCCCGGGTCGGGCGTGGTGGTCGTGCGGGGCGTGGTGGTGGCCCGGGGGCCTGCCCTCATCGTGATCGTCGATAGCCAGGGAACCACGCGCGTCATCCTGGTGGTGGCCACCACCCGCCTAGTGGGCCCGCGGCAGGCGTTCCACCTGCTGCAGCCCCGGGACGAGGTGGTCGTTCTGGGACTGGCCAACGCCGACGGGACGATCGCCGCCCGGCAGATCCAGGTGGTGGCCGTCTCTCCCGGGCCCTGA
- a CDS encoding DUF881 domain-containing protein, with the protein MRLRWPVRRWQWFLAGFLGAVGFGAVLQLRAGLEMRRAVELPTVRVQELAVLVRQQEEALAALQAEVDTLRRTLAEYEAAAVEGRLSADTLAREIRAYEMVLGLVAVEGPGVRVRVDDSRARGGVIPVAVEAADLSGLVNELWAAGAEAVAINGRRILATTGFRQDAGGLSAGVLRLRPPYDILAIGDPEAMLAALNLRGGFVDGLRAVGLTVEVETRPTIVLPPYRGPLGFRYAVPAAP; encoded by the coding sequence ATGAGGCTTCGGTGGCCGGTCCGGCGCTGGCAGTGGTTTCTCGCGGGATTCCTGGGGGCGGTGGGCTTTGGCGCCGTCCTGCAACTGCGGGCCGGGCTGGAGATGCGCCGGGCGGTGGAACTGCCCACGGTCCGGGTCCAGGAGCTGGCGGTCCTGGTCCGCCAGCAGGAAGAGGCGCTGGCGGCCCTGCAGGCCGAAGTGGATACCCTGCGGCGCACGCTGGCCGAGTACGAGGCGGCGGCGGTCGAGGGGCGCCTGTCGGCGGACACCCTCGCCCGGGAGATCCGGGCCTATGAGATGGTCCTGGGCCTGGTGGCGGTGGAGGGCCCGGGCGTGCGCGTGCGGGTGGACGACTCCCGCGCCCGGGGCGGCGTGATTCCCGTCGCGGTGGAGGCGGCCGACCTCAGCGGCCTGGTGAATGAACTGTGGGCGGCCGGCGCCGAGGCCGTGGCGATCAACGGCCGCCGGATCCTGGCCACCACCGGGTTCCGCCAGGATGCCGGGGGGCTCAGCGCCGGGGTGTTACGCCTGCGTCCGCCCTACGACATTCTCGCCATCGGCGACCCGGAAGCGATGCTGGCGGCCCTGAACCTCCGGGGCGGGTTCGTGGACGGCCTGCGGGCGGTGGGGCTGACCGTGGAGGTGGAGACCCGGCCCACCATCGTCCTGCCTCCCTACCGGGGTCCCCTGGGATTCCGCTACGCCGTTCCGGCGGCTCCCTGA
- a CDS encoding metal-sensitive transcriptional regulator, producing the protein MALSGQHLRHGSEDVRTRVAARLRSIEGHVRGVTRMVEEGAYCIDIIKQTLAIQRALEKVNALLLEDHLKTCASTAIRSADRAERERTIRELLEVFETSGRL; encoded by the coding sequence ATGGCACTGTCGGGCCAGCACCTCCGCCACGGCAGCGAGGACGTCCGTACCCGGGTGGCCGCGCGGCTGCGCAGCATCGAGGGCCACGTGCGGGGCGTGACCCGCATGGTGGAGGAAGGCGCCTACTGCATCGACATCATCAAGCAGACGCTGGCCATCCAGCGGGCGCTGGAGAAGGTCAACGCGCTGCTGCTGGAAGACCACCTGAAGACGTGCGCCAGCACGGCCATCCGGTCGGCCGACCGGGCGGAGCGGGAGCGGACCATCCGCGAACTGCTGGAGGTCTTTGAGACCTCCGGGCGGCTGTAG
- a CDS encoding trypsin-like peptidase domain-containing protein has product MPRRPGAGALAAALAWLGILSVGRAAPAQEDRWRALLARVAVRVDVELAEMRGVCTGWVGWSEPSRSAVYTAAHCFRPDARYRLHVSTGQAVYATAMARWEDLDVMALWVPRGQLPALRAWKPLPSGAFRVLYLLRDRDADVRVADAGIPRVLWEIRFHNHPSAVALPLFSAPGTSGSPVVDAADGLLIGMVVGFLADRQDIAAVVPAQQIHAALLAGR; this is encoded by the coding sequence ATGCCCCGGAGACCGGGCGCGGGTGCCCTGGCCGCGGCGCTGGCCTGGCTGGGGATCCTCTCGGTGGGACGCGCCGCGCCCGCGCAGGAGGACCGCTGGCGCGCGCTCCTCGCGCGGGTTGCCGTGCGGGTGGATGTGGAACTCGCCGAGATGCGCGGGGTGTGCACCGGGTGGGTGGGGTGGAGCGAACCGTCCCGCAGCGCGGTCTACACCGCCGCCCACTGCTTCCGCCCCGACGCCCGCTACCGCCTGCACGTCTCCACGGGCCAGGCCGTCTACGCCACGGCCATGGCCCGCTGGGAGGACCTGGACGTGATGGCACTGTGGGTTCCCCGGGGCCAGCTCCCCGCCCTGCGGGCGTGGAAACCGCTGCCCTCCGGGGCGTTCAGGGTCCTGTACCTGCTGCGCGACCGCGACGCGGACGTGCGGGTCGCGGACGCCGGCATCCCGCGGGTGCTGTGGGAGATCCGCTTCCACAACCACCCCTCGGCCGTCGCCCTCCCCCTGTTCAGCGCCCCGGGCACCAGCGGGTCGCCGGTGGTGGACGCGGCCGACGGGCTGCTGATCGGCATGGTGGTCGGGTTTCTGGCGGACCGGCAGGACATCGCCGCGGTGGTCCCCGCGCAGCAGATTCACGCCGCCCTGCTGGCGGGCCGCTAG
- a CDS encoding type IV pilus twitching motility protein PilT → MEIRDLLAVARERQASDLHIKVGNHPILRVNGRLLPLTDLPVLDAASARALVEAMMTDEQKAHFRKHLELDFAYSLPGVSRFRVNVYQQRGSIGAAVRAIPTGVPTLEDLGLPEVVRRLAGLPRGLVLVTGPTGSGKSTTLAAMIHHINQTRAVHIVTIEDPIEYLHKDIRSVINQREVGMDTHSFANALRHVLRQDPDVILIGEMRDLETISTAVTAAETGHLVLATLHTQSAAQTVDRIIDVFPPHQQAQIRTQLSVALEGVVSQALVPLASGAGRVAAVEVMVATGAIRNLIREGKTHQIPSAIMSGARDGMQTLNQALRALVEQKKVAYGDAVSASPHEKDLAQLLGRV, encoded by the coding sequence GTGGAGATTCGCGACCTGCTGGCCGTGGCCCGCGAGCGCCAGGCCTCGGACCTGCACATCAAGGTGGGCAACCACCCCATCCTCAGGGTGAACGGCCGCCTTCTGCCCCTGACCGACCTGCCGGTTCTGGACGCCGCCTCCGCCCGGGCCCTCGTCGAGGCCATGATGACCGACGAGCAGAAGGCGCACTTCCGCAAGCACCTGGAGCTGGACTTCGCCTACAGCCTGCCCGGGGTGTCCCGGTTCCGGGTGAACGTGTATCAACAGCGGGGATCCATCGGCGCGGCCGTCCGGGCCATCCCCACGGGCGTGCCCACCCTGGAGGACCTGGGGCTGCCGGAGGTGGTCCGCCGGCTGGCCGGCCTGCCCCGGGGGCTGGTCCTGGTGACCGGACCCACCGGCAGCGGCAAGTCCACCACCCTGGCGGCCATGATCCACCACATCAACCAGACCCGGGCCGTCCACATCGTCACCATCGAAGACCCCATCGAGTACCTCCACAAGGACATCCGCAGCGTCATCAACCAGCGGGAGGTGGGCATGGACACCCACTCCTTCGCCAACGCCCTCCGCCACGTCCTGCGCCAGGACCCCGACGTGATCCTCATCGGCGAGATGCGGGACCTGGAGACCATTTCCACGGCCGTCACCGCCGCCGAGACCGGGCACCTGGTCCTGGCCACCCTCCACACCCAGAGCGCCGCCCAGACCGTGGACCGGATCATCGACGTCTTCCCGCCCCACCAGCAGGCGCAGATCCGCACCCAGCTGTCGGTGGCCCTGGAGGGGGTGGTCTCCCAGGCGCTGGTGCCGCTGGCGTCCGGAGCCGGACGGGTGGCGGCCGTGGAGGTGATGGTGGCCACCGGGGCGATCCGCAACCTCATCCGGGAGGGCAAGACCCACCAGATCCCCTCGGCCATCATGTCCGGCGCCCGCGACGGCATGCAGACCCTCAACCAGGCCCTGCGGGCGCTGGTGGAGCAGAAGAAGGTCGCCTACGGGGACGCCGTCAGCGCGTCGCCCCACGAGAAGGACCTCGCCCAGCTGCTGGGGCGGGTTTAG